The region atgtactgtaagagctttcacaaaatcggcgctgaagcggaaccggtcggtgagtctgattcagattaTCAAGAAGAGGAAATTCGGGATGTTgcacattgaaatagtgcagctgtgtaattcagatacagaagatgaaaactttgatggttttgtggtggaagaatgaatattttgttcaataaatttgtcgaaactcactgttttacgtTGTTGTCtaataatacagtgcgccttatgtatgttttaaatacagaaatagcacccataactgagactgtgccttttaatacagtgcgccttatggtcgtgaaaatacggtaaatgacCATGTAACTCACAGAGTTAGAGAAGGTGGAAGGTTGTTGCTAAAGCATCACCTGTAAACTGCTTAGCTCTGTAGACAGGCAGGTCAGGGTCAAACCACCATGGAAAATGTGCTTCTGCATTAGTCTCTCAAAGccatttgttattttaaaatattcagtttTAAAGTCACTAtaatgttttttcctgttataCCTTTAAATGTTGGAATAAATGAAAATCAGTCACAGTCAGTATCACTTTGAGGTCTACACTGTCATTGTCTGCTTTTGTTAAAGCCGGTTTATTGTACATTTATCTTGGAGTCTCAGAATATAATAataccttttatttattttgtttcttttgttgttttctttcttttggatCAGTAGCTGGCTCAAGGGTGCCTccgcagtgctctgaaggtgtccttgCGCTTCcctcctgctaccagaacacatGCCGTGTTTTTTTCCGCATTGGGGGCTTTAACCAACAACAGagcacttctcagcccagtcacCAATAGACCATACCATATTATTACCATAATAGTaataaataaacttttttgACATTATTGTAGCTGTTGTTAATATATTAATTTTATTGCTTGGTCATATCGTAAAGTATATTCCATTTAAAATTATAACTGCAGTTTTTGTTGTTACCAATAGAGGGGGACAATGCTCGTAAAACCAAAGTGTCTAACTTGGAGAGCTCCTCACCAGACCAGAGGTTATCTATCTCTTATAAATATTTTAGTTATTCAAGGACCATTCCATGTTGGTCAAATATTAGGATTTAGGATTAggagttgttttttaaaaaatacatcaCTGACTGACTGGGTTTTTTGGTCCCTCATGAGATATCTTTGACTCCTACATCACTGAGCAGTGGCTTCGTAGCTTTAAAATGTGAAATCTTTTTCTgaatacatttaattttaatggTTGTTTTCTCTTTGTGGATTTCTGCCACCCACTCCTGAAGGTATCTGTGACTGTGTCCTTGTCCACTGCAATCCAGATTAGTTTAATAATGACACcatatcacatttaattaaaagtgTTTAATTCTGACATAATAAAATCTACTAAAACCAAGTCaggttaaaatgtgtgtgtgtgtgtgtgtgtgtgtgtgtgtgcgtgcgtgcgtgcgtgcgtgcgtgcgtgtgtgtgtgtgtgtgtgtgtgtgtgtgtgaaaacaggaagtgtagctttaagaaggaggaggtgggcagCGCGCCGGTGACGCAGGAATAATCATGAAAAGATGCTTGAAAGTCTTGCCTGGAGCCAGAGTGTGGAGCCTGCAGGTTGAGCCAAATCTGACTAAAGTCTGTAGATCAGGCTTTACTCAATAAAACACATAGATGgtttgatagatagatagatagatagatagatagatagatagatagatagatagatagatagatagatagatagatagatagatagatagatgcataTGTATTTGAAcatatgtgtgcacgtgtgtatttatgtatatatttcttattgttattattttcagAATTGCCTCTTTAAATGACAAACACGCATATCTGGCAGTAAACGGATTACTTGGGTTGGATTGCTCTCTGTGAGTGGAGCACCAGGTGGAGCCTCCTGAAGAAAAAGCTCTCCTCAACAGCTGAAGTTGGATTTGGAAAGTGTCACCATGCTGTCCCTCTGCAACCTAtacgtctgtctgtccgccgcGCTGATGCAGGCTGTAGCGCACAACGTCACGGAGAACATAGAAGTTTTGGCCTTTCTACCACAAAATAACTCCTATCTGTTCTCCTTCGCGAGGGTCGCGCCAGCGGTTCTCTACGCGGAGCGCATTCTGAAGACAGATGGACGCTTCTCCGGCTTCCGTTTCAACATCCATTTTGAGGACTCGGACTGTTTGAATAGTGCGATGTTCACGCTGGTGGACCGGTCCTGTGGGCAGAAGCCTCATCTGATCCTGGGTCCAGTGTGCGAGTACGCGGCGGCTGCAGTGGTGAGGCTTGCATCCCACTGGAACGTGCCGGTGATCTCAGCAGGTGCGCTGGCTGCAGGTTTCAGTAACAAGAACGCGGAATACGCTCACCTGACCCGCATCGCCCCGTCCTACGTGAAGATGGCAGAGATATTCACGGCGATGTTCGAGCGCTTCGACTGGAGGAGCGCGCTGCTGGTCTATGAAGACGACAAGGAGGAGAGGAACTGCTATTTCACTCTGGAGGGAATCTATCACCTCATGCCTGATATTCACATGAAAACATATGCTTTTAGTGAGGGAGATGCTTTGGACACGGACGACGTCCTCCAGAACATCATTGACACAGAAGGTAATTCACTCTCACAGTTCATTTAATCATCTGAGATCTAATGTTTGATGAACGGTGACATCTTACGGGAATTAAAATATTGCAAAAAAATATTAGTCCAAAGTGTTTAATATACACTTATTTATCAGGCATCTATAAACCTTGGAGACAAAAGCTTAAAACCCTTTATTATATGATCataatagagagagagagtctggtAAATGTGAAGTACTCCTGCTTAAAAGGGTGCTGTCTGGTGTTGAACAGAAACAGAGGATCCTACATCTGGTTCGTCTCAAACTCAATCAGATACCTGTTGAACCAAACAGGGTGGCTGTCTTCCTCCGAGAGCTGGCAAAAACTCTGATGCTCACTCTGCAGATGTGGATTAAGTGGAAGTTAATCTGATCAAATTTAGTAGGATGGGCACTTCACCCAAAATGTCTGACTTTCTATTGGCTTGCGTCCTGAGCATAATTGACTTTTTCTACATAATTGTCATATTTCTTTGCCTGATTAAGATGGCAACTATATCAATGATTCATCAGGTTgtgcttttatttgattttttaaattgatttggCTCACTAGTTATATGTTGTAGTACATGTGAGCACTTTGAAATTCTCAGCATCTGTGCAATGAATGTGAACATGTTTGCCGGTCAGCTCTGCCTCATTGACCTTCACATTTATCAACTCTGATGCCTGAAAGACACTAGAGAATGTCCTGTTCTGCCCAAGGTTAGATGTATCTGTCAGCAGACAAACTGTCTACTGGGTAGACCTTCCTGTTGGGTAGGCAGTGCTTGACCTCCCATCTGTGTTCGGTTTCATATACCTCAGGGTGCAATTGACTCCTCAGAATTGGTGCTGGCTCTGCCTGGATGAAATGCTGCTTTGCTGGTGTCACTTCTCCCAATCAGTAAACATTATTTCAAAGGAAACCATCCAAGTCTCCGGTGTTTCTGTGCCACAACCTCGAGAATTTCCACATCGAActcctgtcctgacagtctCTTAGATCAACTGGACACAAACTGTAAGCTCACACGGACTACTTGCAGAGCTCAAAGACTGTATCTGGCAACAGATCTGGAGGTGGCTGCAATAAATATGCTGGTTTCAAGCACCCAGACAACCAGGAGCAACCAAGAGTCCTCACTTAGCTGGCTGTCACAGTCCCTACAGAGCAGCTGTCTGGCTTTTATGGCCAGAGTTAAGCCTACTAGTGAAAGATGAAAGTCTGACTGTCCCCATTTGACCTGACAGCTTTTAGATGatctgcagagaaaaataaaacagcgtCGAAAGTTCAGGAGTGTAAAGTATGTGTCATCACTCCCAAAAGGACTGCGATTGTATTAACTCTATGCTGTATTTATAAAGCACTTTAACAGTCACCTTTACATGTGTGCATCCAACCATTTGAAGGCCCTGAATGGTCGGTGTGTTCACTCATGTAAAATCATTGtctttgaaaaaagaaaacaaaaaagcaattTTTGAATATTGTAAAGCTGTGTATttatgaatttaaaaataaatttaggATAACAAATACAGGCCTCCTCACGGGGGCCAGTCGTGTATAGTTGTAACAGAGGACCAGTCAATCAGTTTAAAgcctcctttatttatttaattactcTAAAGTACAATGCCCGCATGTATTCTAGatctcaaacagtccagttgctaagattcaactaccagaaataaaatcaagataAAAAACTATTTGCATTGGCCGGGAATGAAACCCGGAACTTCCGGACTCCAACAAAAACTGAATCAGGAACTGAAATGAAGTGGCATCTTCTCCCACAACAGTGGGAATGTTGACCATGAGTGGCCCTCATTGCAGGCCAGCCAGAGGTTGAAAGGTTTCATGTCCTATTCTTTGTTGTGGAGGTCGATAAGACTCTTGGAATGGAACGACCATACCCCTTCCATGTTGCTCCTCAGGGGCTTTTGAAAGTCCACAGCACCCTTAGACGCCTTGTCAGATGCACACTTGTAAGGTGCTCCAGGAAATGCAAGTCTTTCACTGGCTCATAGAAAAAAACTACTCACACAGCAGGAATGTGGGCAGATGTGCATCTGTGGGTGACACTTCATGTACTCCATGTTTTGCAGATTCTCTTTGATATCATATAAATTAGAAATCATTTTTACCATAATTTTCCTCTTCTTTATGCGGTTGTTGACAAGTAAGTATTATAAAAAGAGAcattaatgtttaaatattataatatatcacattatactgtatattataatatacagtatatcaatTAGTGTCAGCTTCATAATCATATTCTAATAGTAATTTGTTAAAACATGTTTGTAAATGCTGAGTGAATGAAGTATTTTACaaggcagcacagcagcagtgatggagCCTGTAGATGTCTCTCTCCTGGTGTCACATGCAGCAAAGCTTCACATCACAGATAAGTGCATCACCATGGAGATGATTAACATTCTCATCTCTGTGCATGAGGGGAGACATTCTGTGGAACTGTGATTCTGAACCACAACTAAAATAATACGCCTGCATTAGTGGACCTGTTGTGGCCGAGCAATAGCATCAGCAGACCATGTTTGTCTGAATTACGTGTAAACTTTAAACCCTCTAAGGGGTCACATCTATTATTTTACACTTATTTAAGTGAATAGgctgattttgtcattttaatccaGAACAAATTTAGAAACAAAATGTTCCACTCATTGCCTGAGAAATCCAGATTTTTTAATAGGTATTAAAATAGAATACATATTgaagaaacaataaataacatTCAAAGATGGGTGTTGGTCCTTTTTTTGGCCAGCAGGTCTGGCATACGTAGGTGGCGCCTGAGGCTGTACACTTGTAATTATATCAGAGGTGGACCTGATCAACATCACATGATAAACATCAGTAACTGTAGAACATTGATTTTGAATAACAATCTTAACCAAATGCAGACCATACAGGAAGCAGCTTTAGGAGCCACACAGACCAAGAGGCAGTTCAgttcaatttaatttaattcatcTTAATTTATATACATAACTTAAGCTGTTACCTTAAAATGCACATGCATAAAATAGCCTGAACATAAAGCTCTCATATTTTCAATCCCCACAGTTACCAAACTTGGGTTTGAGCCAAACAGCAAAATCAATTAAGAAGTTTGGCCCGTTGCCGAGGCACATCAGGCTTTTGGTTGCTGATGTTAGTGTTGTGGAAAGTCTTACATGACAAAAAGGTGGTTCTGAAAACAAATTACTATAATTCTAATAATCATAGTAAGCCTAAAAGTCATATAATTTTATGGTATATTacttttcattttaatcatgACATCAtatattttacacaaatatagtAAACTACAGATTTACATTAAAAGCTTTTTCGGGTATCAATTCTGCTAAGATATGTTTTCACATCCAAAAGAATAGTTGAGTTTTTGTGCTGGGGATGCACCAAAATGTGTCAACTAATCATCTGTTACAGGCAAGATTGAGCCTGATGTAtgaggaaacagagaggagaggagaggagaggagaggagaggagaggagaggagaggagaggagaggagaggagaggagaggagaggagaggagaggagaggagaggaggtcgtAAAACCATATTGTATGGGAGGTAATAAAAACGGTTCATGGTGCTGCAGTTAtaggtggcagcagcagaaatttGACAGTGATTAAAGGTTAAAGGATGAGACTCAACTGTACTGAATAAAAGCAGACTAAAGAGCAGATCGTGACAACTTTTGGTTATCTAAATGACTTAAAGACTTGGAGGACCTCATAATGTCCTCTTAATCCtcacaaaactgaagtcatattTTTAGGTCCTAAACTCACCAGGAATAGATTAGCTGATCACGTCACTTGTCCAGGTGTTGTTGTTTGACCTCTAGATTGACTTTGAGGAATTCTGCAATGACCTCTCTTTAATATCTGTTTGAAGTCATAATAAAGAGGCCATGGGCTCCTTTATGGAAGGCTGATTCAGCTATTGCATCATGGGATTGTGACTGCTTCTAATCACTGATATCAGAGCTACACACTGACCCCCCTCACTTTTATTCCATCTCTTTTGGATAACAAACTATTTATTTGTGGGCCATCAACAGAAGGATTGCCCAATTTGATTCTAgtccttcctgtttttctgccactgttgctcCATTGGGACTCAGGCTCTTGGTTTCTATAAAAagagatgctgtataaataaagatgaattaaatGTTTAGTTTTTGGATTATAGGCCTCTGAGCACATGAAggaagaaaactaccttggtgATGtagttcatttcctgtctgcaaaTCTGTGGATATTTGcaaataaatagaaaacaaatcaaaatcaaaaatacTATATTTGGGTTTCATTTTTGGGGGCTATGTTTGTCAAAAAATATGTTTGCCTGAAATACTGTAAGAAGTTATGAGTAATGATACTAAGTATCATTAATGCGGTGACAGGACCAGTGAACTCTGGCCACAGGTACATCATTGAGCAATGAGAGTTAAAACCAATGTGACTGGGATACCGTAATTATTTGTAGACTCCTGTAGATTTAAACAAAAGTCATTTTAAGGCATTTACTTTTCCTAAAATCTCATggttaatttaaaatgaaaagtaaAAGTCAGAATGAAATAACCTATTATGTTCAATCGTTCTGCTAATTAATCTTAAGGATTTATGGAAACACGGCTGCATGCATCAATAAATATGGTAATCAAGGACACACATACATTCCTGACCCTATAGCTGCACGCTGACTTTGTTTCACCTGTGTAATCAGTGTTTATGCATCGATAATgtatgtataaataaagatgattaaaaTTGAAGCTGATTGCATGTATAACTTTATTTGTTTTGTCCTCTTTCTGCAGTGGTGATCATGTGCATGGGGGCAGAAAAAATCCGAGAGCTCATGCTGGCTGCACACAAAAGACAACTGACCAGTGGCAATTATATGTTTTTTAATGTCGATCTCTTCAATGCCTCATCATACGGTAAAGTCAATGTCATTCTCTCAACTGGTTCAACTGATGTATCATTTTCTATTATTTGTGTAGTTTATCTAAGTTTCATCTGCAGCAAATTGTTCTAATCCTTTATACCTTTTGAAGGATTAGAACATGTTTGGTCCCATGATGAGTATCCTAGAGTtggtaaaaaaggaaatatcgCCTGGTTTCTGAGGGCAGGCTTTCATCCTACCCTTACTACCACACTGCATTTACTTACCCACCGGCTCAACTATTACAGTGAAACACTTATTACTAAAACTGACCTATGAAAGTACTCTGAACTATCACTCTCCACCATCAGAGGAGGCAGAATTATGCATTCATAGAAAAGGGAACAAGCAGGAGGATTAAAAGACTTTCTGCTTCTCTGACACCCCCCTTCCCTTTTCAATGTCAGAACAGTTGCACTTGTTACCTataaattcacaacaaattgATGACATTTGTTCTCTTAATTTTCAAAATGCAATGCCTTTTAATACTGGTAACATTATTTTAAGATACTTTGGTCAGAGCAACTTGACTGTAGTCTATGTATTGGATTATGTTACATTAATGTGATGAATGCAAATATAAGGAACATATTGCGCTTGAGAAAACTGTGTATTGTTTTGTTAGCATTTTCATTGGTTAAATTCCCTAATTGTGTATTATTTTCTAAATCCCTGAGCTGTGTTTAGCCTGATATGGCTGGAGTCACTAGGtttaaaatggatggatggatggatggatggatggatggatggatggatggatggatggatggatggatgggtggatggatggatggatggattgattgattgattgattgattgattgattgattgattgattttgggGTTATGCTCAAGAGGTGCACCAGGGACAGCAGACAGCTGAGC is a window of Takifugu flavidus isolate HTHZ2018 chromosome 5, ASM371156v2, whole genome shotgun sequence DNA encoding:
- the npr3 gene encoding atrial natriuretic peptide receptor 3 isoform X1; its protein translation is MLSLCNLYVCLSAALMQAVAHNVTENIEVLAFLPQNNSYLFSFARVAPAVLYAERILKTDGRFSGFRFNIHFEDSDCLNSAMFTLVDRSCGQKPHLILGPVCEYAAAAVVRLASHWNVPVISAGALAAGFSNKNAEYAHLTRIAPSYVKMAEIFTAMFERFDWRSALLVYEDDKEERNCYFTLEGIYHLMPDIHMKTYAFSEGDALDTDDVLQNIIDTEVVIMCMGAEKIRELMLAAHKRQLTSGNYMFFNVDLFNASSYGNGSWRKGDKYDNNAKQAYASLNTVTLLRTVKPEFEKFSEEMKTSMKQVLRDCKDCESINMFAEGFHDAMLLYAIALYEAMKNGYSKLNGSEITSRMWNRTFEGIAGQVSIDENGDRNGDFSLIAMTNIGSGTYEVVANYFGGNGSFQLLPGISADRFTLKGRHKSPPEIPDNSCGLGVSALTGVIVGAVLGAVMLITFYFISARRNARNCTLVKPSNLSTEEWHNTDVPPLRVRTQQSTYT
- the npr3 gene encoding atrial natriuretic peptide receptor 3 isoform X2 codes for the protein MLSLCNLYVCLSAALMQAVAHNVTENIEVLAFLPQNNSYLFSFARVAPAVLYAERILKTDGRFSGFRFNIHFEDSDCLNSAMFTLVDRSCGQKPHLILGPVCEYAAAAVVRLASHWNVPVISAGALAAGFSNKNAEYAHLTRIAPSYVKMAEIFTAMFERFDWRSALLVYEDDKEERNCYFTLEGIYHLMPDIHMKTYAFSEGDALDTDDVLQNIIDTEVVIMCMGAEKIRELMLAAHKRQLTSGNYMFFNVDLFNASSYGNGSWRKGDKYDNNAKQAYASLNTVTLLRTVKPEFEKFSEEMKTSMKQVLRDCKDCESINMFAEGFHDAMLLYAIALYEAMKNGYSKLNGSEITSRMWNRTFEGIAGQVSIDENGDRNGDFSLIAMTNIGSGTYEVVANYFGGNGSFQLLPGISADRFTLKGRHKSPPEIPDNSCGLGVSALTGVIVGAVLGAVMLITFYFIRKNYKITIERRTQAEECNTAKHRQLREDSIRSNFSV